The window agtTGACTAATGGTGAGGTCAACCTTgttgacggtttggatttcataaAACATCATAGGATGAGAAAATCTCTCTGGTTGGATGGTAAATTAATGGTACAACCGGTTGGACATGAACATCACTTTTAATATTGGGAGACTTTCGAGCGTGCATGCATAGATGGGGAAGGGAGTATCGAAAAGGACAGGAGTCACTTAaacggacacggattgcgtcctaccccctcccGTCTCCAGTTGGGAACTGgcaagagctttgagtggccatcgtgatgtatgtgtcttatccacaccgtccatccattttttcgtatcattttagggtataaacccaaaaatgagcagaaccaagactcaaatggactacacaatggggattaaactcttaccgttgaaaacttctcaggggccatagaagttttgaatggagctaatatttgtgttttatcttcatccaggtatatgtaagtttgtaactttatgaatactttggatgagaaataaacatcacggtgggtcctagtaatgtttcaacggtgataatcattatcaccgctgcttcctatggtgtggtccacttgaacattttaTATAGATAAATTCTGggccaatgccctaaaatgttatgaataaatggatggacggtgtggataagacccatatataacggtggccactcaaagctcctgcctgttCCCAGCTGAAGAccgggggggggggtgggtggggtgggaggacgcaatccgcgtcaccGTCCACTCCCTCATGGGGTTTACGTTTGTCGTCGATCGAATAATCTCAGGTAAAATGTTCACATACTATACGCAAACTTTACATGCTACACTTTCGTTTCTGCAAACTAGTTACATGTTTGTAAAATCCGATCCGTGGAAAAGGTGGGACGCTCCATAAAGATCATCCTGGTTGAAAATTAGCATAGTTTATTGATCATGTAGCTAGGCCTTTGAATTCAATGGACGGCCTATTTTTCTACTTCATCTATTAATTGGTTAGTGGATTGTCCCAATTTTTGTGTTGGGTTGTCCTTATAGTGTGATCAACCATTTTGACGGTTCAGATTTTCCACAGATATGACACATTGGTAGAATGAAAGGGTTGTATGTGAAAGCTAACATGAAATGCTCCACGTAAATATAGTAAGATATCGTGAAAAGCTTGCGTAGGTAGAGCACTAACAGTCGGTGGGCCTATTTCTCCAATTAATTTTCAACGGAGATATGTTACCGTTAAAACAGCAGATAATTTCCAACCTGCCCTATGCCTGAAAGATCTGAGCCGTCCAATTAGTTGGAAAAAGCATCCTGAAGAATCATCAGCTGGGCCacaagcaaaagaagaagaagcacataGCCGCTGATATAATAAAAATAcaagtttggcccacctgatgagtggatgaggCGTGGTCAACCTTTTGGAAGGGTTGAACATGGTACACACGTGATTAGATGGAAACTATCTGGCTGGTTGGACGGTAGATTAGTCGCCTAATCAGTTGCACATGAACGTCTCTCTCCTTTATTAGCGGTGGTGGGAATCTAAATAGGCGGTGCAGATGGGTATTTGAAAAGAGCACCGAGAGCCacgtgggtggaactttcataagatccactccatccatcacgtACTCGGCTTAATGATtgcattgaaaataaaaaaatcatgaccatccagAACTCAGGTATGCCACACCGAGGAAATATTTGGGGTCGGACGatcaccattagttttgtgtagggcctaccgtattgtttatgtgtcatccaatgCATTCATCTGATTTTCATCGTGAGGATTAACGAATGGCCAAAAAATCAAagtattccaaaactcagatgggccatatcaCGTGAACTTACAGGTTTTCAGCTGTAACTTCATGGGGTGTCCTACCTAAGTGTTGGATCAGCCTGGTTTTTGGGATCAAAGCTAAACAAGGGGTGATGCAccagatagacggggtggatttaatGTACGTTGAGGTACGCAAGCATTTTCCTTTCAAGTTTCGCTACATTCCTAAGAACTTTTTTTACTCGAAGCGATGAAGTGCGGACGGTGGTGGCTGGGCCCCATTCGAAGGGGGTAATATGGGCCATTGCCCATAACTTTTCAGGGCTGGGTCCTTCTTGCAAATGGGCTGGTGTGGTGTGGGAttacatacctttctttttaaaaCAGACCAGTACGTGCCCCTCTTGCACCGTTACATGATGACTTGGACCGTTCATCTGGAAGGCCTCCATAGTATATGTCCCACTTACGGGAGATCTTCAAGATGTGAGATCCTGATCATTGGTTGGAAGGCAAGAATGAAATTTACTTTTGCAGAAATGATCTGAGGATTGAAATTGGTTCATCCAATCAGTGCTATTTTATATCAGACAATGATCCAATAATCCTGCTGAAAGGATGATCTCAGCCATCAATTTGTGGAGTTAGAATGTGAGTGTTGATCCATATTCAACTCCACGTATCTACGGTCAAATTCAACAAACGTAGCCCGTCTTGGTTAGCACCCAGAACATGGACAGTACacagatgatggacggttcagatcatcaatcAGGACCATGCAAGTGAGTCATCGTTTGCATGTATTAAGTAGGTGGGGTATGTTCCAGAAATGAGGAATGCCAAAGGCTATCTGGATCGATAGATTCCGAAACCGGGATATGGAAAGCGGCTATCCATCTGGATTCCGATTTTCCATCCAGTGCTTGTTTTCTATCCATTGAGCAAACATATCCAAGAGTCAGCTCATGGTTTCCACATATGAGAAGGATTTCAATTACCGTAGTTTGGTTCGTTTTTCCTATACTGTTATCCGAGGAAAACAGTTGATTTTCCAGACTTCCCCACCAATCCAAACAAGGGCTAAGCCCCGTCCATCACACGTGGGCCACCTGTAAGGATGCCATCTCGGCCATCCACCAgccattataaataaaaaataaaaaattgtattgATTGGAGTATCCCATCTCATAAACGAACCTTTTTCACGTGAGCCATTGTTTTCACAGACCACTAGATCTCGTCCATCAACCATCATCTATTGTGGGACCCAACTGGGGCCGCAGATCGGACACAGTATCATAGATGATATATGATTTACGGGCACAATGCCccatggcccaccttaaattgatCTAAAACGtctatttggtggggcccaccacggatgggccataacccaaATCCTTTTCTAATTGACCAATTATTACGGCTCTACCCCAACTCGTACGGATCCGAAGCAATTCCAGGATTTCAAAAACAAGAACGGGAAAAACAATAGTAACTTTATCACAGCTAAGATCAGTAAAAACAAGAAATACAGATAAAAAAATATCCCAAATTACCCTTATTGGGTGAAAACCAGCATCAGATAATCCCTATTCAGCTACTATAGAAAACAACAAACACTGTAATTTCttccaaaccttttttttttcacattcttCTTCTTATCTTGTTGTCACGTGCGGCGAGCCTTCCTCTCACGCGCACCCGTGCGGAGCGAAACCCACCCTCGACGCCGCTGCGTCGAACACCACCCGGAATCCTTGCTGCTGTATATTTCCGATGATGGATAGCCCGCTCGTCGTCCCGGCAAAGGCGAAGCAGAAAATGCCGTCGGTGCTGACGGGGATCAGGTAATTAGCCGCCGGGAGCGACACGTCTGACCCACGGCCGAAGTGCAACACAAGCGTCGGCACCTTCACCACGTTCAGCCCCGCCAGGTTGTAGCACGTGTCGAAAAGGGAGAATCCCGCCGCAGGCTTCAGGCCCACCGCCCTGGCCCGGAATGCGTTCCGCAGCGCTTCGTATGCCGGACGCACCAGCCGCGTCACCGAAGTCCCTGAGTCGACGATCACCCCGCCGTTGCCCGCAGCGTCGAGACGGAAACTCGATGCCGTAATTCCCCGGACGCGGGCCCCGCCGACGGAGATCCCGGTGAGGCCGACGTAGTAGAAGGTGTCCAGCCTTGGGTTCGCCAGCATCGGCGTGAAGATCGCCGATCGGGGGACTGCGGACTCACCGAAGATCACCGACGACGGTTTCGCCGCCGCTGATGAGGTGCGGTCAACGAGGCAGTAGGAGAATTTCCGGCCGAACTGCCGGCCTGTCTGGGAAGGGAAGGAGAGCTTGCCCTTGCCGAGTCCAAGAAGGCCAGCTGCGCCGACGAAAAGCCCTTCATTGTCGTGCCCACACCCGAGTGCCACCCTACCGACGGTTGTGCCGCGGAAGGTTAGGGTTTCGGTCGAGAACTCGCCAACGGTGAAGGATCCGTCGCCGTAGGAGACCTGGTAGAGGCATGATTTCTGGCGGCCGCAGCCGGAGACATCGAGGCGCCGGCAGAGCGGGGAGCCGCAGGCGACGGTGGAGAAAGACCGGGACTTGGACGGATCAAAGACGGGATCGGTCTGCGAGTAGCATTTCCGGCAAGGGGCGCATTGTAGCCAGACAATATCGCTGCCGGTATCAAGCACCATGTATGAGTACTTTGGGGGCGTGCCTACTCCTAGGCGCGTGAAGTACTCACCACTGCCTTGGGGAAGGCCGGAGATGACGGAGCTGCTGAAGTCCTTAACGTGCGCCGTGGTGTTGCGTGCGCTACCGCGATGGTGGGGCTGTTCGGCCAGAGTGGTCAGGGCCTTGACGCGGAGGGCGTCCCTTTGGAGCCTGAGGTGGAAGAGCTGGTCAGGAGTTGAGTTCGAGGCGAGTGAGTCGACGTGCTCGAGTCGTAAATGGAGGGTGTTCTGAGGGGTAGTTTCGGTGGCTGTGGTTAGGGTTGAAGCTTCGGAATGGCTCCATGGGAGATCGAGGTTTGGGGTGGGTGGTTTTGATAGAGGGGTTAAAACCAGGGTTTGGAAATCTAGCGGTTTTGAAAATCCGCCCGAGAGGAAGGTTAGGCACAGGAAGAAGGGAAAGAGGGTTTTGGTCTGGGTTCCTTTCATTGGAGAGTGAGGGACAGAGAGTGGAACGTTGGAGAGTGGAAGAGAATATAAATAGGACGGGTGAGAGAGAGTGGTGAAAGGCGGTTTTGTATTTAATAAAAGCGGTTTTAGGTCCGGAAGTGTTTTCTGGTGGGGAAATAATGAGGggagctttgatactctggcagagtggggCGGATGATACTGAGGCACTTGGAAAATACTTAAAATTTGCATATTGGGAGTACAAGTCAGTCAAACGTGTCCCATTTAGGATATATGATGAAAAAAAGATTACGGTAATGTGATTATCTGATTATCGGATTGTggccatttattggacggttaataaATGGAGTATATTTAATGATCtttgttgatgcaattatctggttcgtcctcctggatccttgtatgcctgcacagaaaaaggacaaaggagaccctggctagcgcaggggaccctccgatgccaaagtcaggcctggactcggggtcttaaagtattgaaaagtcttttggaggaatttgttttcgtacctctcaaggtgagggcccccccttcttttatagctgctggggcatttaatcgtacgaggattctcttcctggtattgtgcgcgagatcttctcctgggatcacggaaacaggatcgtgcccgtctcatgccttcatccgatcccgtgagcttcgggatcgggaatcttatcccaagacatccggagtgcggcttcatcttgtgacggtcgatccgataaagaggtccgcccgaagcatgcccgagacactgacgaccctaccgacccgtcggggccgactcaacctttgcctcggtctagcgaataactcctcggatttgacacatcctttggtggcccgaggcatttagtccgagtctgcggacttgtatgttttgtccccaacaatcTTATTTCAAGAAATTAAGTCTCCAGGAATCAGCGGTTAGGATTTTTCATCGAATGTGATTTTGGGACATCGACTTTATCAGTTCGGATTAAATTCGAGTTAACTTACACCACGTGTACAATTTGGTACGGGTtccgagtgcctgcgtatcaagcgtcatccgCAGCTGGAGTGTCAGACAACTCGCACCAGCCCAACCACTCGTGTGAGATGTTTTCTTTAGGTGGGGTCCAGCTGTTGATGTTTCTTCTACCGAAAATGGGCCaggaaatcaggtgggccatacatgtacGACGAATCGATCGCTATGTCCAAAATTTCAACAATATGTCATGACTTCGTTTTGCTTAGACGCGGATTCGGTACTACCTCAGCTTGTCCCTATCTAGGAACGGACATGGTCTccaagggtataagcccaaaaacgaATCCGGATTCGGTACTACCTCAGCTTGTCCCTCTATGCCACCGTTAtgtttttgttttatccacgccgtccatttattttgctgTATTAATTTCgggtataagcccaaaatcgAGGGAGtttcaaacctcaagtggaccacacgttaggGGTAAAACAGTTATCGATGAATTTGTTATTTGGGGCCACGGAAGCTTTGGAtagagcttatatttgtgtttttccttcacccGAGTCTATGTGAACTTATGAGCAGGATGGATGGCAATaaccattacggtgggccctagaaatgtttcaacggtgggtgtcattaccggaaacggattggctactccccctcccatCAGCCAATGCcgggtggttggtgctctgtgggatccacaatgatatatgtgtttatcgatgctgcccatctattttctgagatcattttatCATACGAAACTAAAGATGAGGTATACTTCAATctaaagtgaaccacattacaggaaatggtgttgaatgaacgttgaccgttaaaaacttttttgagggccataaaagttttggatgaagctgatctttgtttttcactTCGAttgggtatttatgacctaatcaacagattggatgtcaaataaacagtaaagtgggccttaagaggattttaacggtggatatctagtcactattattttcccgaggtgtggtccacctgacatttatacctctctcatttttggtatcaatacCTGAAATGATTggtaaaaacatacatcatgataggtccCACAAAGCACtaaccatcagccaccgggctggtggcagggggagtagccaatccgtttccgtcattACCACTGCTGCTTACTATGGTGTGATTCACtcgaaccttggatctgcctcattttctcttttaatttaatttaaagtgatacggaaaaatggatggacggtgtagataaaacccgtACACCACGGTGACCCTTCAAATCTCATGTCCGTTCCTAGCTAGGGACAGGCGGAGAGGTAGTACCAAATCCGCGTCCGTTATGCTCAGGTCGCGTGTCCATCCCCGCTGGGGCCCACACGCAGAGTGGTCAGATGATTGGAAACTTGCATGTTGCGATATCTGAACTATACGGTTCGGACGACTGTGACCATAAATGAAATTAGAACAATAAAGAGAAAGTATTAGATGGTCAGGACCGTTGCTGAAGCTTAAAacacatggacggttcaaataaGCTGGCCatcttagaaaaataaaaataaaaaaatccaaacctaaCCGTTCATACTGTGGGTCTCCAtttagatggaccataaacaaaaACATTACACTCCTTATGTTTCGtaagtggacgagttgtagtcatTCATTGGACGGTTTACATGAAAACCATTACGCAGTCCGGATTCGAACAAAAAAGACCAATAATCATGTCTCATGATCGcttgatcaatctgattttgagataacaatttggacggtttaatttgagttaacgcCTGCCATACGTATAAGTTGTGAGCGCCGGCGTATGAATCATCACACCCGAGTATGAAATGACTTCCCTTCATCAATTGTCCAGAAATTACCTAGCCCTGCTCCTCGAATGATAACAAAACCAGATTAGTTATATGCAGATAGAATGAACAGTCTCAGCCCATCATGATGAGCGGTTCTGATCTAACTCACACTGTTCCCACTGACACGTGTGAACATATTTGGTACCAGATAGCTACTCCCGCGAGTAGCCACAACCAAGTGAAAGCGAGTCTGTTTTTGGTTTCAATGCTAACCGCAGTTTTATGGTCCCTGCGACTTTCGTCTTAAAAGATGACAAGATGGGACACGTGCACGGGATCTAAACCGCTCATCAgtatataattaattatatagGGGCCACAAGCAGCCGAAAAAGGCATACAGACGCGTGCCTACTGCTTCCGAGGGCGAAATACTTCATGtacatgagatccacaccgtccataaattGCCCCACCTAATTTTCTTTCGCTTTGATTCCGAACGTCACACTCATCCAACTCGAATGGtcctcaccacaggaaacagatgAAAATCATGCAAAAACattgtttggcccacctgagttaacGAAGAGAGTGATTTTTCAAAAGTCACTTTCATCCCGGTGATTTGTGtcggatgaacggattggatggcatgcatGCTGGAGCCACACACCAACCAACGGTGGGAGTCCCATCAGAACTCTTCCTAAGGTTTTGATCGGCCGCGGATTGcagcacaggaagttcctgcagtcggaagctgtgtggggccacagAGATGCCCCTcaaaaatccactccgaccatcagttttgcaagaccacaatcGGACAGCACTCTAAAAAACAGAGaggtccaaaactcatgtggaccacaccacacgaaaatagTAATAAAAACGTCCATGTTAAAACATTATtggagccaaccatgatgtttatatgctatccaaaccgttcatagggttattatcaCTCAGATTAAACTGTAGGAAATCGTAGCATCCTGAtacaaaaacttctgtggccccgcaAAGTTTCTAACGGTGAGCCGCCAATCCCTGCTAATTCGTTGGATGCGGCCCGCAGGAGTTTTGGACatgatttttagattcctgtcCTGTTGTTGTCTTGCCgaactgatggacggactggatttgttAAAaggaatctctgtgggccccacacaacttccGACAACAGGAACTTTCGATCCGCGTCGGTGTTTTGATCCGAATAATTATCGGGTTCTaggcacctgatggacgggatggatctcaCGCAC is drawn from Magnolia sinica isolate HGM2019 chromosome 5, MsV1, whole genome shotgun sequence and contains these coding sequences:
- the LOC131245191 gene encoding aspartyl protease family protein 2; this translates as MKGTQTKTLFPFFLCLTFLSGGFSKPLDFQTLVLTPLSKPPTPNLDLPWSHSEASTLTTATETTPQNTLHLRLEHVDSLASNSTPDQLFHLRLQRDALRVKALTTLAEQPHHRGSARNTTAHVKDFSSSVISGLPQGSGEYFTRLGVGTPPKYSYMVLDTGSDIVWLQCAPCRKCYSQTDPVFDPSKSRSFSTVACGSPLCRRLDVSGCGRQKSCLYQVSYGDGSFTVGEFSTETLTFRGTTVGRVALGCGHDNEGLFVGAAGLLGLGKGKLSFPSQTGRQFGRKFSYCLVDRTSSAAAKPSSVIFGESAVPRSAIFTPMLANPRLDTFYYVGLTGISVGGARVRGITASSFRLDAAGNGGVIVDSGTSVTRLVRPAYEALRNAFRARAVGLKPAAGFSLFDTCYNLAGLNVVKVPTLVLHFGRGSDVSLPAANYLIPVSTDGIFCFAFAGTTSGLSIIGNIQQQGFRVVFDAAASRVGFAPHGCA